A genomic segment from Roseibium algicola encodes:
- a CDS encoding SDR family NAD(P)-dependent oxidoreductase gives MDPNRLKGKNVLITGAARGMGATNAEHFAAQGANICLGDLDLDEAQAVAERINAAGNGKAVAVKMDVTRREDNAAAVAATVEAFGSINVGLFNAGLNKPRFFMDIDEDNWDLIMGVNTKAMWLGMQETARQMIAQGPQDFPYKLINVGSIASRKPLVDVTVYCTSKYGCLALTHCGAVALGEHNITVNGYAPGVVVTPLWEQLDKDLVEIGFKERAGQAYEDIANNELVIKRVSYPDDIKGTASFLASPDSDYMTGQMIHIDGGWCIQ, from the coding sequence ATGGACCCCAATCGGCTCAAGGGAAAAAACGTTCTGATTACCGGTGCCGCACGCGGCATGGGCGCAACCAACGCCGAGCATTTTGCAGCTCAGGGCGCCAACATCTGTCTTGGTGATCTGGACCTCGACGAAGCCCAGGCCGTCGCGGAGCGGATCAATGCGGCCGGTAACGGCAAGGCGGTTGCGGTCAAGATGGACGTGACCCGCCGCGAGGACAACGCCGCGGCGGTGGCGGCAACTGTCGAAGCCTTCGGCAGCATCAATGTGGGCCTCTTCAACGCCGGCCTCAACAAGCCCCGTTTCTTCATGGATATCGATGAGGACAACTGGGATCTCATCATGGGTGTCAACACCAAGGCAATGTGGCTGGGCATGCAGGAAACCGCCCGGCAGATGATTGCGCAAGGGCCACAGGATTTTCCCTACAAGCTGATCAATGTCGGCTCCATCGCTTCGCGCAAGCCGCTGGTGGATGTGACCGTCTATTGCACGTCCAAATACGGCTGCCTGGCTCTGACCCATTGCGGGGCCGTTGCGCTCGGCGAACACAACATCACCGTCAACGGCTATGCCCCCGGCGTGGTGGTGACACCGCTTTGGGAACAGCTCGACAAGGATCTTGTCGAAATCGGCTTCAAGGAACGGGCCGGACAGGCCTACGAAGACATCGCCAACAACGAACTGGTGATCAAGCGTGTGTCCTATCCGGATGACATCAAGGGCACCGCGTCGTTTCTCGCCAGCCCCGACAGCGATTACATGACCGGCCAGATGATCCACATCGATGGCGGCTGGTGCATCCAGTAA
- a CDS encoding M24 family metallopeptidase has protein sequence MSRALLPNLLTPQDLEPHWRWEGRLPAWGHTSVDFERRIDHDRLRRYRLARTREALKASPAGTLLLFDVNNIRYVSATKIGEWERDKMCRFCLLTGDDAPYVWDFGSAAVHHKKFSDWLVPDHCRAGVVGMRGTIPPEFGLMRKYAREIAGLIRDAGMADMPVGVDYAETAMFHALQAEGLNVVDGQQIMLAAREIKNWDEIQLLTQAASMVDGVYHMIYEELKPGVRENDIVALSNKMLYEMGSDDVEAINAISGERCNPHPHNFTDRYFRPGDQAFFDILQSYQGYRTCYYRTFNIGRATPAQRDAYVKAREWIDASIAMIKPGVSTDKVAEVWPKAEEFGFPNEETAFGLQFGHGLGLALHERPIISRAVSLDHPMEIKTGMVFALETYCPAADGYSAARIEEEVVVTDTGVEVISLFPAEELPIANRY, from the coding sequence ATGTCTCGCGCACTGTTACCCAACCTCCTGACGCCACAGGATCTCGAACCGCATTGGCGCTGGGAGGGGCGTTTGCCTGCCTGGGGGCACACATCCGTCGATTTCGAACGCCGTATCGACCATGATCGGCTGCGCCGGTATCGCCTTGCCAGAACACGGGAGGCGCTGAAGGCCTCTCCCGCCGGTACGCTGCTGCTATTTGACGTCAACAACATCCGCTACGTCTCGGCCACCAAGATCGGCGAATGGGAGCGGGACAAGATGTGCCGCTTCTGCCTGCTGACGGGCGATGATGCCCCTTACGTGTGGGACTTCGGTTCAGCCGCCGTCCACCACAAGAAGTTCTCCGACTGGCTGGTGCCGGATCATTGCCGGGCAGGTGTGGTCGGCATGCGCGGCACCATTCCGCCGGAATTCGGCCTGATGCGCAAATATGCCCGCGAAATTGCCGGGCTGATCCGGGACGCCGGCATGGCGGACATGCCAGTCGGTGTCGACTATGCCGAAACCGCCATGTTCCATGCGCTGCAGGCAGAGGGACTTAACGTGGTGGACGGTCAGCAGATCATGCTGGCGGCGCGCGAGATCAAGAACTGGGACGAGATCCAGCTTCTGACGCAGGCGGCTTCCATGGTCGATGGCGTCTATCACATGATCTACGAGGAACTGAAGCCGGGCGTGCGCGAGAACGACATTGTCGCCCTGTCCAACAAGATGCTCTACGAGATGGGATCGGATGATGTCGAGGCGATCAACGCCATTTCCGGCGAGCGCTGCAATCCGCATCCGCACAATTTCACCGACCGCTATTTCCGTCCGGGCGATCAGGCGTTCTTCGACATCCTGCAGTCCTATCAGGGCTATCGGACCTGCTACTACCGCACCTTCAACATCGGCCGGGCAACCCCGGCGCAGCGTGATGCCTACGTCAAGGCGCGCGAATGGATCGATGCCTCCATCGCCATGATCAAGCCCGGCGTTTCCACCGACAAGGTGGCGGAAGTCTGGCCCAAGGCGGAGGAGTTCGGCTTCCCCAACGAGGAGACAGCCTTCGGTCTGCAATTCGGCCACGGCCTGGGTCTGGCCCTGCACGAGCGGCCGATCATCTCGCGTGCGGTCTCGCTCGACCATCCGATGGAAATCAAGACGGGCATGGTGTTCGCGCTGGAAACCTACTGCCCGGCCGCCGACGGCTATTCCGCCGCCCGGATCGAGGAGGAAGTCGTGGTGACGGATACGGGCGTCGAGGTGATCAGCCTGTTCCCGGCCGAAGAACTTCCGATCGCCAACCGATACTGA
- a CDS encoding biotin/lipoyl-containing protein, protein MPHEVIMPALGMAQDSGQLLAWHKKPGEAVAAGDVLFEVETDKAAMEVEAQKEGYLTDVSVEAGSDVPVGQVIAMISETPEGAVEAGNAPSPEKVVDTAEPVPGGMEAGEDELPDGHQVIMPTLGMAQDTGLLVAWCKQPGEAVAADDILFEVETDKSTVEVNAGRDGFVAALLAEAGEEVPVGQAIAVISAQKPDKAVSRKAAGAPISAAGETAPERQEKTEPVNTPAPSPEKRMTAKTAPGVAGRVLASPKARRLAQEQGLDLQRLADAGHPQPFHVKDLETLKTLHAETPAASATAQRFELRAEVSGTGFADFVAWAKENGGQADQAALLAGFAAASFGNFPAKVRVENMWQSQAYSAASLWLGQVKPADDDLEVDLLVRDLRASRISALQLNAGKCPVISILRQGEDLALVLEWTGDRVTTSQAIDLLSNFAGRMEQPLRHLL, encoded by the coding sequence ATGCCGCATGAGGTGATCATGCCCGCGCTCGGCATGGCCCAGGACAGCGGCCAATTGCTGGCCTGGCACAAGAAACCGGGAGAGGCGGTCGCCGCTGGCGATGTGCTTTTCGAGGTGGAAACCGACAAGGCCGCCATGGAAGTGGAGGCGCAGAAGGAAGGCTATCTGACCGACGTCTCCGTGGAAGCAGGCAGCGATGTTCCGGTTGGACAGGTGATCGCGATGATCTCTGAAACCCCGGAAGGGGCTGTAGAGGCAGGCAATGCGCCTTCACCGGAGAAGGTCGTCGATACGGCAGAACCCGTACCGGGCGGCATGGAGGCCGGGGAGGATGAGCTTCCAGACGGACATCAGGTGATCATGCCGACACTCGGCATGGCTCAAGACACGGGCCTTTTGGTTGCCTGGTGCAAACAGCCCGGAGAAGCCGTTGCGGCTGACGACATTCTCTTCGAAGTGGAAACGGACAAGAGCACTGTTGAGGTCAATGCCGGCCGCGACGGTTTCGTGGCCGCGCTTCTGGCGGAAGCGGGAGAGGAAGTGCCTGTCGGCCAGGCGATCGCGGTGATTTCGGCGCAAAAGCCGGACAAGGCAGTGTCGCGCAAGGCGGCTGGAGCACCAATCTCCGCAGCCGGTGAAACAGCGCCGGAGCGGCAGGAAAAGACGGAACCTGTTAACACGCCTGCACCTTCTCCTGAAAAACGGATGACGGCCAAGACAGCGCCCGGGGTGGCCGGGAGAGTTCTTGCGTCCCCCAAGGCACGGCGGCTTGCGCAGGAACAAGGGCTGGACCTGCAGCGTCTGGCCGATGCCGGCCACCCCCAGCCGTTTCACGTCAAGGATCTGGAGACCCTCAAGACCCTGCACGCGGAAACGCCGGCGGCAAGTGCCACGGCGCAGCGCTTCGAACTCAGGGCAGAGGTATCGGGTACAGGATTTGCAGACTTCGTGGCCTGGGCGAAGGAAAACGGCGGGCAAGCCGATCAGGCAGCTCTGCTAGCCGGGTTTGCGGCTGCCAGTTTCGGGAACTTTCCCGCCAAAGTCCGCGTTGAGAATATGTGGCAGTCGCAAGCCTACTCCGCTGCTTCGCTCTGGCTTGGTCAGGTCAAACCGGCAGACGACGATCTAGAAGTGGATCTGCTGGTGCGTGACCTGAGAGCAAGCCGCATCTCGGCGCTTCAGCTTAATGCAGGCAAATGCCCTGTCATCAGCATCCTGCGCCAGGGGGAGGATCTCGCTCTCGTGCTGGAATGGACCGGTGACCGAGTGACCACGTCTCAGGCGATTGACCTGCTTTCCAATTTCGCGGGTCGGATGGAGCAACCGCTCCGCCACCTGCTTTGA
- a CDS encoding sugar ABC transporter substrate-binding protein, translated as MNTFRSLLVATTAVAGLTLSGAAGAETMKIGITQNNVGVDSYQTTYEKAFIAAADANADVETVVLDAGGDVARQIAQMEDLIQQEVDAIIIWPTNGEAVIPAVRKAFKADIPVIVTNSNIAEQGFEFVKSFSGPDNITQGSRSAEIMCDKFKAMGIENEAQIVQISGQPGYTTAIERAKGFEDRLPEVCPNVTLVETQPGDWNREKSQKVMEAFLVKYDDIDGVYAGDDNMGVGALNAAKAAGREGIIFVGATNFSVGYEAMERGEYWGSIYQSPVDDAEAALQTAIDILSGKDVPFLNYFDTPKITQDNMAEFDKPVF; from the coding sequence ATGAACACTTTCCGTTCGCTGCTTGTCGCCACGACGGCCGTCGCAGGCCTGACCTTGTCTGGTGCAGCCGGTGCAGAAACGATGAAGATCGGCATCACGCAGAACAACGTCGGCGTCGACAGCTACCAGACCACCTATGAAAAGGCCTTCATCGCGGCAGCCGACGCCAATGCGGATGTCGAGACCGTCGTTCTGGACGCCGGCGGCGACGTCGCCCGGCAGATCGCCCAGATGGAAGACCTGATCCAGCAGGAAGTGGACGCGATCATCATCTGGCCGACGAACGGTGAAGCCGTCATCCCGGCCGTCCGCAAGGCCTTCAAGGCCGACATTCCGGTGATTGTGACCAACTCGAACATCGCCGAACAGGGCTTCGAGTTCGTGAAGTCCTTCTCCGGTCCGGACAACATCACCCAGGGCTCCCGTTCCGCCGAGATCATGTGCGACAAGTTCAAGGCCATGGGCATCGAGAACGAGGCGCAGATCGTTCAGATTTCCGGCCAGCCGGGCTACACGACGGCGATCGAGCGCGCCAAGGGCTTCGAAGACCGCCTGCCGGAAGTCTGCCCGAATGTGACGCTGGTGGAGACCCAGCCGGGCGACTGGAACCGCGAAAAGTCCCAGAAGGTCATGGAAGCGTTCCTGGTCAAGTATGACGACATCGACGGCGTTTACGCCGGAGACGACAACATGGGTGTCGGCGCGCTGAATGCCGCCAAGGCCGCTGGACGCGAGGGCATCATCTTCGTCGGCGCGACCAATTTCTCCGTCGGTTACGAGGCGATGGAGCGCGGCGAATACTGGGGTTCGATCTACCAGTCGCCCGTTGACGATGCCGAAGCTGCCCTGCAGACGGCAATCGACATCCTGTCCGGCAAGGATGTTCCGTTCCTAAATTACTTCGACACGCCGAAGATCACCCAGGACAACATGGCCGAATTCGACAAGCCTGTCTTCTGA
- a CDS encoding alpha-ketoacid dehydrogenase subunit beta → MTREITLSRAVNEAIAEEMRRDPSIILLGEDVAEAGTPFKVLSGLVEEFGTDRIIDTPISEPGFMGIAVGAAMTGLRPIVDLMFGDFLYLVMDQLCNQAAKTHYMSGGKLNVPLVLRTNMGATRRSAAQHSQSLQALVAHIPGLKVAMPSSAYEAKGLMKTAIRDNNPVVIFEDKLMYNDKAPVPEEEYLIPFGQAHIKREGRDVTLVATSSMVQVAEEAAETLSREGISAEIIDPRTIVPLDEETILRSVRKTSRAIVIDEGHQSYGVTAEIAARISEKAFYHLDAPVIRMGAMDVPVPFSPALEDITVPNAAGVADNARKICRGELVHAA, encoded by the coding sequence ATGACACGTGAAATCACCCTGTCCAGGGCCGTCAACGAGGCCATCGCGGAAGAAATGCGCCGGGATCCGTCGATCATTCTCCTGGGCGAAGACGTCGCGGAGGCCGGAACGCCGTTCAAGGTGCTGTCCGGCCTGGTGGAGGAGTTCGGAACGGACAGGATCATCGACACGCCGATATCCGAACCCGGCTTCATGGGCATAGCCGTTGGTGCGGCGATGACCGGACTGAGGCCGATCGTCGACCTGATGTTCGGCGACTTTCTCTATCTGGTCATGGATCAGCTCTGCAATCAGGCCGCCAAGACCCACTATATGTCCGGCGGCAAGCTGAACGTGCCGCTGGTCCTGCGGACCAACATGGGGGCAACCCGCCGCTCGGCCGCCCAGCACAGCCAGTCGCTGCAAGCGCTTGTCGCCCACATTCCGGGGCTCAAGGTCGCCATGCCGTCTTCGGCTTACGAGGCCAAGGGCCTGATGAAGACGGCAATCCGGGACAACAATCCGGTGGTCATCTTCGAAGACAAGCTGATGTACAACGACAAGGCCCCGGTGCCGGAGGAAGAATACCTGATCCCCTTCGGTCAGGCGCACATCAAGCGCGAGGGTCGGGACGTCACGCTGGTGGCGACCTCTTCCATGGTGCAGGTAGCCGAGGAAGCAGCGGAAACGTTGTCCCGCGAGGGCATCAGCGCGGAGATCATCGACCCGCGCACGATCGTGCCGCTGGATGAGGAAACCATCCTGCGTTCAGTCCGCAAGACGTCGCGCGCCATCGTCATCGACGAAGGCCACCAGAGCTACGGCGTGACGGCGGAAATCGCAGCGCGGATCAGCGAGAAAGCTTTCTACCACCTCGACGCGCCGGTCATCCGCATGGGCGCCATGGACGTGCCGGTGCCATTTTCGCCTGCCCTTGAAGACATCACCGTTCCGAATGCCGCAGGAGTTGCCGACAACGCGCGCAAGATCTGCCGCGGGGAGCTGGTCCATGCCGCATGA
- a CDS encoding SDR family oxidoreductase — MGRVSGRSCIVTGAARGIGRAIGEALINEGADVCFADINGEQASAVAEANRDRAAETGAGVTWAQVDVTDREQVRAMIAKTVATFGKLDVKFNNAGVNKPMNFLDVTEDNWNFIMGVNGLGCLIGMQEAARQMIGQGTGGKIINTASVASRQGFDNVAPYCASKWAVVSLTQSGARDLARHNITVTGFAPGVVATEMWEQVDRDLLDIGAAERPGQAMEEFSSEILRGRVATPSDITGTTTFLASPESDYMTGQVVMIDGGMTLV; from the coding sequence ATGGGCCGAGTGTCCGGGCGTTCCTGTATCGTCACCGGCGCTGCCCGAGGGATCGGTCGTGCCATTGGCGAAGCCCTTATCAACGAGGGAGCGGATGTCTGCTTTGCGGACATCAACGGCGAACAGGCAAGTGCCGTTGCCGAAGCCAACCGCGACCGTGCTGCCGAAACCGGCGCCGGGGTGACATGGGCCCAGGTCGATGTGACCGATCGTGAGCAGGTTCGTGCCATGATCGCGAAAACCGTTGCGACTTTCGGCAAGCTGGACGTCAAGTTCAACAATGCCGGCGTCAACAAGCCCATGAACTTTCTCGATGTCACGGAGGACAACTGGAACTTCATCATGGGAGTGAACGGCCTTGGGTGCCTGATCGGCATGCAGGAAGCCGCCCGCCAGATGATTGGCCAGGGCACCGGCGGCAAGATCATCAACACCGCGTCGGTCGCCAGTCGACAGGGGTTCGACAATGTCGCGCCCTATTGCGCCTCGAAATGGGCCGTGGTCTCGCTGACGCAATCCGGCGCAAGAGACCTTGCCAGACACAACATCACCGTCACAGGCTTCGCACCGGGTGTCGTGGCTACCGAAATGTGGGAACAGGTGGACCGGGATCTTCTGGATATCGGCGCTGCCGAACGGCCCGGACAGGCGATGGAGGAATTCTCCTCCGAGATCCTGCGCGGCCGGGTGGCGACACCGTCCGACATCACGGGAACGACCACGTTCCTGGCGTCACCAGAAAGCGATTACATGACCGGTCAGGTGGTGATGATCGATGGTGGCATGACGCTCGTTTGA
- a CDS encoding extracellular solute-binding protein, which translates to MNQQEGELVREKTYLTQQAKTEILQVLSFLENFEEEMDGLLEISAPNPYVKMSTYLVKRHLEAKAVTPTSLIGASGVPYATASRRMREMIDNGLIEQRPRTSSGRSYSLHPSADMLEAWTQFSSRVRRMAAQSFGSADLRSGTQDYYFGGSYLEAQTIQPPQVLLEPLKLSGDLRVLVHGDPTFMVMHGLKRQFEQVVGCSIQQRAFSIDRLHEEAVKNAHRATSRYDLIALDLPWLGEFAENGYLLPLDEVLDVERLQPSDFHTAGWQAAHWGGKPYGVPSQTTPELLFYRKDLLAEAGLEPPLTTDALLKAAARLNDPVQGRYGIAWNAARGTALGHTFMMTCADFGQPILDLPKQAGGYDASRLADGGYRPVIYSERALDAAEYLMALLQYSPPDILSMSWYERVRPFASGRVAMAYGYTLLAPYFEQNPACAAHGKVGFLPHPSGPNAQNIAPVGGYLLGIPANIAPERLEAAAEALIVFTSPEAQKLYVEHGSRTNPRYSVGADPEVRRLSPIFEAVDAMSWRDELQFWPRPPIPEINDIIRICGEECHDMLRGVKTPKAALQMAQDRADRLLREAGKL; encoded by the coding sequence ATGAACCAGCAAGAGGGAGAGTTGGTTCGCGAAAAGACTTATCTGACGCAACAGGCCAAGACGGAAATCCTCCAGGTTCTCAGCTTTCTGGAGAACTTTGAAGAAGAGATGGATGGTCTGTTGGAGATATCTGCTCCGAACCCCTATGTCAAAATGTCGACCTATCTGGTGAAAAGGCATCTGGAAGCGAAGGCGGTGACCCCGACCTCGCTCATTGGCGCGTCGGGCGTTCCCTACGCGACAGCCAGCCGCCGCATGCGCGAGATGATCGACAACGGCCTGATCGAGCAAAGGCCGAGGACGTCTTCCGGCAGAAGCTACTCCCTCCATCCGAGCGCCGACATGCTGGAGGCATGGACCCAGTTCAGCAGCCGGGTCCGCAGGATGGCGGCACAATCGTTCGGTTCTGCCGATCTGCGCTCCGGCACACAGGACTATTATTTTGGCGGGTCCTATCTGGAAGCCCAGACGATCCAGCCGCCCCAGGTCCTGCTTGAACCCTTGAAACTGTCCGGCGATCTTCGCGTTCTGGTCCATGGCGATCCCACCTTCATGGTGATGCATGGTCTGAAACGCCAGTTCGAGCAGGTGGTCGGGTGTTCCATTCAGCAGCGGGCCTTTTCCATCGACCGGCTTCACGAAGAAGCGGTCAAGAACGCCCACAGGGCGACAAGTCGCTATGACCTGATTGCCCTGGACCTGCCGTGGCTTGGGGAGTTTGCCGAGAACGGGTATCTCCTGCCGCTGGACGAAGTGCTGGATGTCGAGCGGCTTCAGCCGAGCGATTTTCACACCGCCGGTTGGCAGGCAGCTCACTGGGGAGGCAAGCCATACGGTGTGCCTTCGCAGACTACGCCGGAACTGCTGTTTTACCGGAAGGATCTGCTGGCGGAAGCAGGGCTTGAACCGCCCCTCACCACGGACGCGCTGCTCAAGGCCGCCGCCCGGCTCAACGACCCGGTTCAGGGCAGATACGGAATTGCCTGGAACGCGGCACGCGGGACGGCGCTTGGCCATACATTCATGATGACTTGTGCGGACTTCGGTCAGCCTATTCTCGATTTGCCCAAACAGGCTGGTGGTTATGACGCCTCGCGACTGGCAGACGGCGGCTACCGGCCTGTCATCTATTCCGAACGTGCACTCGATGCTGCCGAATACCTGATGGCGCTGTTGCAATATTCGCCGCCAGATATCCTGTCGATGTCCTGGTACGAGCGCGTCCGTCCGTTCGCCAGCGGACGTGTAGCGATGGCCTACGGCTATACTTTGCTCGCTCCATACTTCGAACAGAATCCGGCCTGCGCGGCTCACGGCAAGGTTGGTTTCCTGCCGCATCCTTCCGGCCCGAATGCGCAGAATATCGCCCCGGTCGGTGGCTATCTGCTCGGCATTCCGGCCAATATCGCGCCGGAACGGCTGGAGGCGGCAGCCGAAGCGTTGATCGTCTTCACGTCGCCTGAAGCGCAAAAGCTCTACGTCGAACACGGCAGCCGCACCAATCCGCGCTATTCGGTTGGCGCGGACCCGGAAGTCCGGCGCCTGTCTCCGATCTTTGAAGCGGTGGACGCCATGTCCTGGCGGGACGAACTGCAGTTCTGGCCACGACCGCCGATCCCGGAAATCAACGACATCATCCGCATCTGCGGGGAGGAATGCCACGACATGTTGCGTGGCGTGAAGACGCCAAAAGCCGCGTTGCAGATGGCTCAAGATCGTGCCGACCGACTTCTGCGGGAGGCTGGAAAACTTTAA
- a CDS encoding NAD-dependent succinate-semialdehyde dehydrogenase — translation MDHTDLYINGTWCAGASGERFDVLNPATEEVLASVASADIKDADAALDAAEAAMAKWAAKTPRERSEVLRKAWELMTARLEDFARMITLENGKARSDAMGEATYAAEFFRWFAEEAVRADGLITHAPASGARIIVQHKPAGLAVLVTPWNYPAAMGTRKIAPALAAGCGVIIKPASETPLTMLALMPLLEEAGVPAGLVNVLPSKRTGALVDHMLHDPRVRVVSFTGSTAVGRKLLHSAADQVLKPAMELGGNAPLIVFDDADLDEAVQGTMLAKMRNLGEACTAANRIYVHEAVADDFTRRLVEAMKKLKVGDGSDPDVDVGPLVNAETRDKVAVFVRDAVEKGAKIEVGGDLPGGKGFFYPPTVLSGVPETADCVHDEIFGPVAALQTFTDQDDVIRRANDTEYGLVAYVFTKDMKRGLQVCEKLDYGMVGFNRGLVSDPAAPFGGTKQSGLGREGGHEGMLEFMETQYISASW, via the coding sequence ATGGACCATACAGATCTTTACATTAACGGCACCTGGTGCGCGGGAGCGAGCGGCGAAAGGTTCGACGTTCTGAACCCGGCAACCGAAGAGGTGCTTGCCTCCGTCGCGTCCGCAGATATCAAGGACGCGGATGCCGCGCTGGATGCCGCAGAAGCCGCGATGGCAAAATGGGCCGCCAAAACGCCGCGCGAACGTTCTGAAGTGCTCCGCAAGGCGTGGGAATTGATGACGGCGCGGCTGGAAGACTTTGCCCGCATGATCACGCTGGAAAACGGCAAGGCGCGCAGTGACGCCATGGGCGAGGCGACCTATGCCGCCGAATTCTTCCGCTGGTTTGCCGAAGAAGCCGTACGCGCCGACGGCCTCATCACCCATGCGCCTGCCTCTGGCGCGCGCATCATCGTGCAGCACAAGCCTGCCGGCCTTGCGGTTCTTGTCACGCCATGGAACTATCCTGCGGCGATGGGCACCCGCAAGATCGCTCCGGCTCTGGCCGCCGGCTGCGGGGTGATCATCAAACCGGCTTCCGAAACACCGCTGACCATGCTGGCGCTCATGCCCCTCCTGGAAGAAGCCGGCGTTCCGGCAGGCCTCGTCAATGTGCTGCCTTCCAAGCGCACCGGCGCGCTTGTCGACCACATGCTGCACGACCCGCGCGTGCGCGTCGTCTCCTTCACCGGTTCCACGGCGGTTGGCCGCAAGCTGCTGCATTCTGCGGCCGATCAGGTTCTCAAACCGGCGATGGAACTTGGCGGCAACGCACCGCTGATCGTCTTTGACGATGCCGACCTTGATGAGGCGGTGCAGGGCACGATGCTGGCCAAGATGCGCAACCTCGGTGAAGCCTGCACGGCGGCCAACCGTATCTATGTACACGAAGCCGTTGCCGACGACTTTACCCGCCGACTTGTCGAGGCCATGAAAAAACTGAAGGTCGGTGACGGATCTGACCCGGATGTGGACGTCGGCCCGCTGGTCAATGCGGAAACCCGCGACAAGGTTGCGGTTTTCGTTCGTGATGCCGTTGAGAAGGGGGCGAAGATCGAAGTCGGTGGCGACCTGCCGGGCGGAAAGGGCTTTTTCTATCCGCCCACGGTTCTGTCGGGTGTGCCCGAGACGGCCGACTGCGTGCACGACGAAATCTTCGGGCCCGTCGCCGCCCTCCAGACCTTCACCGATCAGGACGACGTGATCCGCAGAGCCAACGACACGGAATACGGTCTGGTTGCCTATGTCTTCACGAAGGACATGAAACGCGGCCTGCAGGTCTGCGAAAAGCTGGACTATGGCATGGTCGGCTTCAACCGCGGCCTCGTCTCCGATCCGGCGGCTCCCTTCGGCGGCACCAAGCAGTCCGGCCTTGGCCGTGAAGGCGGTCATGAAGGCATGCTGGAGTTCATGGAAACCCAGTATATTTC
- a CDS encoding thiamine pyrophosphate-dependent dehydrogenase E1 component subunit alpha, whose amino-acid sequence MSAAKKKKHNTEEYLRMYTQMVRIRAFEDNANQLYLSAKMPGLTHMYSGQEAVAVGICEALTPEDKITSTHRGHGHCVAKGAHFKEMFCELLGKEEGYCRGKGGSMHIADQANGNLGANAIVGGSMGIATGSALTAKRLGTGHVTVCFFGDGATAQGLWYEVMNMAALWKLPVIYACENNGYSEYTKTEEIAAGSLTARAEAFGIESFKVDGQDVLAVNKLAGELAARCRKGEGPFFIELDTYRYHGHHVGDINRDYYRAKDEETEWKSARDPITNFGKWLIDQKIMTADELVAIDNEISADAEAAVKYALDAKYPDVREVDMHVYADTAA is encoded by the coding sequence ATGAGCGCTGCGAAGAAAAAGAAACACAACACGGAAGAGTATCTGCGCATGTACACGCAGATGGTGCGCATCCGTGCCTTCGAGGACAACGCCAACCAGCTTTACCTGTCGGCGAAGATGCCGGGTCTGACCCACATGTATTCCGGTCAGGAAGCCGTGGCCGTCGGCATCTGCGAAGCGCTGACGCCCGAAGACAAGATCACGTCGACGCACAGGGGGCACGGTCACTGTGTCGCCAAGGGGGCGCATTTCAAGGAAATGTTCTGCGAGCTTCTGGGCAAGGAAGAGGGCTATTGCCGGGGCAAGGGCGGGTCGATGCATATCGCCGATCAGGCCAACGGCAACCTTGGCGCCAACGCCATTGTCGGCGGCTCCATGGGCATTGCCACCGGATCGGCACTCACCGCCAAGCGTCTGGGCACCGGGCACGTCACCGTGTGTTTCTTCGGAGATGGCGCGACGGCACAGGGGCTCTGGTACGAGGTCATGAACATGGCCGCGCTCTGGAAGCTCCCTGTCATCTACGCCTGCGAGAACAACGGTTACAGCGAATACACCAAGACCGAGGAAATCGCGGCCGGTTCGCTGACTGCCCGAGCGGAAGCCTTCGGCATCGAGAGCTTCAAGGTCGATGGCCAGGATGTGCTGGCCGTGAACAAGCTGGCGGGAGAGCTCGCCGCCCGCTGCCGAAAGGGCGAAGGCCCGTTCTTCATCGAACTCGACACCTATCGCTATCACGGCCACCACGTCGGCGACATCAACCGCGACTACTACCGCGCCAAGGATGAAGAGACGGAGTGGAAGTCTGCGCGCGACCCGATCACCAACTTCGGCAAGTGGCTGATCGACCAGAAGATCATGACCGCCGACGAACTGGTGGCCATCGACAATGAAATCTCCGCCGATGCGGAAGCTGCCGTCAAATATGCGCTCGACGCGAAATATCCGGATGTGCGGGAAGTGGACATGCATGTCTACGCCGACACGGCCGCCTGA